The Deltaproteobacteria bacterium genome contains a region encoding:
- a CDS encoding DUF309 domain-containing protein yields MDDRLRAGVTLFNAGDFFAAHEIWEQLWNDLVGDERVAVQGLIQIAAGYLKDEAGVPAGAVKLLTRGLARLQMSLPRSMGLDLTAFCVAVAADLARIRGAAGAALSPPVLRYAA; encoded by the coding sequence ATGGATGATCGACTGCGCGCCGGGGTGACGTTGTTCAACGCCGGCGATTTCTTCGCCGCGCACGAGATCTGGGAGCAACTCTGGAACGACTTGGTCGGTGATGAGCGCGTCGCAGTGCAGGGGCTCATCCAGATTGCGGCGGGCTATCTCAAGGATGAAGCCGGAGTGCCGGCGGGCGCGGTCAAACTGCTAACCCGCGGGCTCGCCCGCTTGCAGATGAGTTTGCCCCGCTCGATGGGCCTCGATCTGACTGCATTCTGCGTGGCGGTCGCGGCCGATTTGGCGCGCATCCGCGGTGCGGCGGGAGCTGCGCTGTCGCCCCCCGTGCTGCGTTACGCAGCCTGA
- a CDS encoding alpha/beta fold hydrolase, which yields MNLIHAVFEPEGDGPHPTILALHGWGANALDLLGLAPVLARGEFQVICPQGPITVPLGPSPEYGHGYGWFPITMGAPPDPGQFSAAIGSLRTFIDAALTRYAIDRKKLVMLGFSQGGVVAYALALAQPERFAGLAALSSWLPAALAQQFSAAAHDRLPTLVQHGTRDELIDVARARESVEALRGLRVPVTYREYDMGHEINPSSLGDLVEWLQEKVLSPIVRI from the coding sequence ATGAACCTGATTCACGCCGTGTTCGAACCGGAGGGCGATGGCCCGCATCCGACGATCCTTGCGTTGCACGGATGGGGCGCCAACGCACTCGATCTGTTGGGACTGGCGCCGGTGTTGGCGCGCGGCGAGTTTCAAGTGATTTGTCCGCAGGGGCCGATCACTGTGCCGCTCGGTCCGTCGCCGGAGTACGGCCACGGCTACGGATGGTTTCCGATCACGATGGGGGCGCCGCCTGATCCCGGGCAGTTCAGTGCCGCGATCGGATCGCTGCGCACGTTCATCGATGCGGCGCTGACGCGCTATGCGATCGATCGCAAGAAGTTGGTCATGCTGGGCTTCAGTCAGGGTGGGGTAGTGGCGTACGCACTGGCGTTGGCGCAGCCCGAGCGCTTCGCCGGTCTGGCCGCGCTCAGTTCGTGGCTACCGGCCGCTCTCGCGCAGCAGTTCAGCGCCGCAGCGCACGACCGGTTGCCGACGCTGGTGCAGCATGGCACGCGCGACGAACTGATCGACGTCGCGCGCGCCCGCGAGTCGGTGGAAGCATTGCGCGGGTTGCGCGTCCCCGTCACCTATCGGGAGTACGACATGGGCCACGAGATCAACCCGAGCAGTCTGGGCGATCTGGTCGAGTGGTTGCAGGAGAAGGTGCTGTCGCCGATCGTGCGGATCTAG
- a CDS encoding TetR/AcrR family transcriptional regulator produces MRSALQKAREAPSSTKARILSAAEQVFASKGFEGASTREIAAQAGVNISSLHYHWESKETLYFAVFQNIYDRIVELVRTSIPAHIADPAASRTVVDTAMGRLFDFFADNPNIPKLMVRRLLESDASQVEIERDILIPSWKVFASLHNEMAGRKMKDADSQLFMLTIYSVLLIFLLDSRQYTSLLGGSVRTPELRKRVRSYLINLVKTLALR; encoded by the coding sequence GTGCGCTCCGCTCTGCAGAAAGCCCGCGAGGCTCCGTCGTCGACGAAGGCGCGCATTCTCTCGGCCGCCGAACAGGTGTTCGCGAGCAAGGGCTTCGAAGGGGCCTCGACGCGTGAGATCGCGGCGCAGGCCGGCGTCAACATCTCCAGCCTGCACTATCACTGGGAGTCGAAGGAGACGCTCTACTTCGCGGTCTTCCAAAACATCTACGACCGCATCGTCGAATTGGTCCGCACCTCGATCCCAGCGCACATCGCGGACCCGGCCGCGAGCCGCACGGTGGTCGATACGGCGATGGGACGGCTGTTCGATTTCTTCGCCGACAATCCCAACATCCCCAAGCTGATGGTGCGCCGGCTGCTCGAGAGCGATGCCTCACAGGTCGAAATCGAACGCGACATCCTCATCCCGTCGTGGAAGGTGTTCGCCAGCCTTCACAACGAAATGGCCGGCCGCAAGATGAAGGACGCGGACTCGCAACTGTTCATGCTGACGATCTATAGTGTCCTCCTGATCTTCCTGCTCGATAGCCGCCAATACACCAGCTTGCTCGGCGGCAGCGTGCGCACGCCGGAGCTGCGCAAGCGCGTGCGCAGCTACCTCATCAATCTGGTCAAGACGCTGGCGTTGCGTTAG
- a CDS encoding AAA family ATPase, translating into MQCPQCQAEHAADARFCEACGGALTAMCPSCGRELNPQARFCSGCGAQVVGSGQTAVGSSDPNLTTNNLTTSNLPSGERRQLTVLFCDLVGSTELSARLDPEEMGEVVRAYYEMVDEVVRRLDGHIAKYLGDGVLVYFGYPQAHEDDPVRAITAALGMLVDLPLLNARAQERVPQMRDRPLAVRVGVHTGLVVVSDFGAGSSREEGAIVGDTPNLAARLQGVAAPNTVVISDATRRLVTGVFVLEDLGRHELKGVSEPMQLFRAVRTSGMRSRLDLANAGTLTPLVGRQQQVGLLLDLWEHVQDGRGQVALISGDAGMGKSRLLQVLRERLAEHAHSWLECRCSPYHENSALYPVVELLEQGLLFAPEHSVADKIARLEAGLHYGGFSVPEALPLFTSLLSLPLPESVPPLVLSPEALRRKTLEALVTWFFALSTAQPIVLVVEDLHWVDPSTVELLSMLVEQVPTVAALLVFTFRPNFHPPWAPRSHLSQLTVPRLTRTQSISMATSVAGKPLPKAVTEQLVAKTDGVPLFVEELTKMVLESGQLEDRGERFELRGSLPALAIPSTLQDSLMARLDRLGPSKEVAQLGATLGREFTYELLAALSPLGQESLDQALTELVHAELLYQRGSPPHATYTFKNTLIQEAAYYSLLRTKRLQYHRGVAKALEERFPETVAAQPELLAYHYGEAGIAASAIEYWRRAGERATLRSANLEAINHFQRALQITLEMPESPGRAQRELELQLALGVPQQAVKGISSPEAGATYARARELCESLGETPHIFPVLHGLWRFYLVRGDLRTAKQMAGSLSQLADAVHDRDLQLQAAWAEGGTALWMGEFTTARSRCEHAISLYDFDRHSPSALTYGSDPETTARCYLAMALWFVGYPDQAVAQINDAVASARRSAHQFSLAWATAIAAGIHQFRRDHELAGTWAGDAVALSTEQGFPVWLGVGLVLRAWSLAARADTVGALPLLEQSTSTLASAGQELGTTWVLALASEIHTSAGQTAQVLPLLTGALALAEKNSERWYEAELYRLQGEILIADWRLRSADSPSANPQSEIRDPRSEAEACFHRALDLARRQEAKSLELRAATSLARLWRNRGKRAEARDLLAPIYAWFTEGFDTRDLIEAKTLLDQFS; encoded by the coding sequence ATGCAGTGCCCCCAATGCCAGGCGGAACATGCCGCCGATGCGCGGTTCTGCGAAGCCTGCGGCGGGGCGCTGACCGCGATGTGCCCGAGCTGCGGTCGCGAGTTGAACCCGCAGGCGAGATTCTGTTCGGGCTGTGGCGCCCAAGTCGTAGGCAGTGGGCAGACGGCAGTAGGCAGTTCCGATCCCAACCTGACAACCAACAACCTAACAACGAGCAACCTGCCTTCTGGCGAGCGCCGCCAGCTCACTGTGCTGTTCTGCGATTTGGTCGGCTCGACGGAGCTGAGCGCGCGCCTCGATCCCGAAGAAATGGGTGAGGTCGTTCGCGCCTACTATGAGATGGTCGACGAGGTAGTCAGACGGCTTGACGGGCACATCGCCAAATATCTCGGCGACGGCGTGCTCGTCTACTTCGGCTATCCACAGGCGCACGAGGACGACCCGGTGCGGGCGATCACTGCCGCGTTGGGTATGCTGGTGGACCTCCCGCTCCTGAACGCGCGCGCGCAAGAGCGCGTGCCACAGATGCGCGATCGTCCACTCGCCGTCCGCGTGGGGGTGCATACCGGTCTGGTGGTGGTGAGCGATTTCGGTGCTGGCTCGTCCCGTGAGGAGGGCGCGATCGTCGGTGATACGCCGAACCTGGCCGCGCGACTGCAGGGCGTCGCGGCACCGAACACCGTGGTCATCAGCGACGCGACGCGCCGCCTGGTGACCGGGGTCTTCGTGCTCGAAGACCTGGGACGCCACGAGCTGAAGGGCGTGTCCGAGCCCATGCAGCTCTTCCGCGCGGTACGCACCAGTGGCATGCGCAGTCGTCTCGACCTGGCCAACGCCGGCACGCTGACCCCTTTGGTGGGCCGGCAGCAGCAGGTCGGATTGCTGCTCGATTTGTGGGAGCACGTCCAGGACGGTCGCGGACAGGTCGCGCTCATTTCCGGCGATGCCGGCATGGGCAAGTCGCGGCTGCTGCAGGTGTTGCGCGAGCGGCTCGCCGAGCATGCACACAGCTGGCTCGAATGTCGCTGTTCGCCGTATCATGAGAACTCTGCCCTCTACCCTGTCGTCGAGTTGCTGGAGCAGGGATTGCTCTTCGCGCCCGAGCATTCCGTGGCGGACAAGATCGCTCGGCTGGAAGCGGGTCTCCACTACGGCGGCTTCTCTGTACCCGAGGCGCTGCCGCTGTTTACCTCACTGCTCTCGTTACCGCTGCCGGAAAGCGTGCCGCCGCTGGTACTGAGCCCAGAGGCACTGCGGCGCAAGACACTGGAGGCGCTGGTCACGTGGTTCTTCGCGCTGAGCACGGCGCAGCCGATTGTCCTCGTCGTCGAAGACCTGCATTGGGTCGATCCCTCGACGGTCGAATTGCTGAGCATGCTGGTCGAGCAGGTGCCAACGGTGGCGGCGCTGCTGGTGTTCACCTTCCGCCCGAACTTTCACCCGCCATGGGCGCCGCGCTCGCATCTCTCGCAGCTCACCGTGCCCCGCCTCACACGCACACAGTCCATCAGCATGGCGACCAGCGTGGCGGGCAAGCCGTTGCCGAAGGCGGTGACCGAGCAACTGGTCGCCAAGACCGACGGCGTGCCGCTCTTTGTCGAGGAGCTGACCAAGATGGTGCTGGAGTCGGGTCAACTCGAGGATCGCGGCGAGCGCTTCGAGCTGCGCGGCTCGTTGCCGGCGTTGGCCATTCCGTCCACCTTGCAAGACTCGCTCATGGCGCGGCTCGATCGGCTGGGCCCGAGCAAGGAAGTGGCGCAACTGGGCGCGACCCTCGGCCGCGAGTTCACCTACGAGCTGCTGGCTGCCCTGTCACCCCTCGGTCAGGAATCCCTGGACCAGGCGCTGACGGAACTGGTGCACGCGGAGCTCCTCTATCAGCGTGGAAGCCCACCGCACGCCACCTACACGTTCAAGAACACCCTCATCCAGGAGGCGGCATACTACTCGTTGCTGCGCACCAAGCGGCTGCAGTACCACCGCGGAGTGGCGAAGGCATTGGAGGAGCGCTTTCCGGAGACCGTCGCGGCGCAGCCGGAGCTGCTCGCCTACCACTATGGCGAAGCCGGCATCGCCGCCTCCGCCATCGAGTATTGGCGGCGGGCCGGCGAGCGGGCGACGCTGCGCTCCGCCAATCTCGAGGCGATCAACCACTTCCAACGCGCGCTGCAGATCACGCTCGAGATGCCCGAGAGTCCCGGGCGCGCGCAACGCGAGCTGGAGTTGCAGCTCGCATTGGGCGTACCGCAGCAGGCCGTGAAGGGGATCAGCTCGCCGGAGGCGGGGGCGACCTATGCGCGGGCGCGCGAACTCTGTGAGAGTCTCGGCGAGACGCCGCACATCTTCCCGGTGCTCCATGGTCTGTGGCGCTTCTACCTGGTGCGCGGCGATCTGCGCACGGCCAAGCAAATGGCTGGCTCGCTCTCGCAGCTGGCAGATGCGGTGCACGACCGCGACTTGCAGTTGCAGGCGGCGTGGGCCGAAGGTGGCACGGCGCTCTGGATGGGTGAGTTCACGACAGCGCGGAGTCGCTGTGAGCACGCCATTTCCTTGTACGACTTCGACCGTCACTCGCCCTCCGCGCTCACCTACGGATCGGACCCGGAGACGACGGCCCGGTGTTATCTCGCAATGGCTCTCTGGTTTGTCGGCTATCCGGATCAGGCGGTTGCCCAGATCAACGACGCCGTTGCGTCGGCGCGCCGTAGTGCTCATCAGTTCAGTTTGGCGTGGGCAACCGCTATCGCCGCCGGAATTCATCAGTTCCGCCGCGATCACGAGCTCGCCGGAACGTGGGCCGGGGACGCGGTCGCCCTGTCGACCGAGCAGGGCTTCCCCGTGTGGCTCGGCGTCGGGCTGGTGCTGCGCGCGTGGTCATTGGCCGCACGCGCAGACACGGTTGGCGCCCTGCCCTTGCTGGAGCAGTCCACGTCGACGCTGGCCAGTGCAGGACAGGAGTTGGGCACAACCTGGGTGCTGGCGCTGGCGTCGGAGATTCACACCTCTGCCGGACAAACGGCCCAAGTGCTTCCCCTGCTCACGGGCGCCTTGGCGCTCGCGGAAAAGAACTCCGAGCGCTGGTACGAGGCGGAGCTGTATCGGCTCCAGGGGGAGATTTTGATTGCGGATTGGCGATTGCGGAGTGCGGATTCCCCCTCCGCCAATCCGCAATCAGAAATTCGCGATCCGCGATCGGAAGCGGAAGCATGCTTCCACCGCGCCCTCGACCTCGCGCGCAGGCAGGAGGCGAAGTCCCTCGAGCTGCGCGCCGCCACCAGCCTTGCGCGGCTCTGGCGCAACCGGGGCAAGCGCGCCGAAGCGCGCGACCTCCTCGCGCCAATCTACGCCTGGTTCACCGAAGGCTTCGACACGCGCGACCTCATTGAGGCGAAGACGTTGCTCGATCAATTCTCCTGA
- a CDS encoding D-tyrosyl-tRNA(Tyr) deacylase, with protein sequence MRAVVQRVREASVSVDGRRIAAIGPGLMVLLGVGTDDSEADAGWLADKVVNLRIFENSDGKFDRSVLDVGGAVLLVSQFTLYGDTSKGRRPSFSAAAQPERAAPLCEAVAARMRHHGVHVETGRFGAHMDVALVNNGPVTIWLDSAQTDRGAAAKH encoded by the coding sequence ATGCGCGCGGTCGTGCAACGCGTGCGCGAAGCCAGCGTCAGCGTTGACGGCCGACGCATCGCGGCGATCGGTCCGGGGCTGATGGTGCTGCTCGGTGTGGGTACCGATGATTCTGAAGCCGACGCCGGTTGGCTCGCAGACAAGGTGGTCAATTTACGAATCTTCGAAAATTCTGACGGAAAATTTGATCGCTCCGTGCTCGACGTGGGCGGCGCGGTGTTGCTGGTCTCGCAGTTCACGCTCTATGGCGACACCAGCAAAGGCCGCCGCCCATCATTCAGCGCAGCGGCACAACCCGAACGGGCTGCGCCGCTGTGCGAAGCGGTCGCCGCGCGAATGCGCCACCACGGCGTTCACGTCGAAACGGGTCGGTTCGGCGCGCACATGGACGTGGCACTGGTGAACAACGGACCGGTCACCATCTGGCTCGACAGCGCGCAGACGGATCGCGGCGCTGCGGCGAAGCATTAG
- a CDS encoding DUF1285 domain-containing protein, with product MPRAGFYAIASSRITFGRDGRWYSDGEPIVNQRIAELFSRHITRHPDGGYQIVMGDERARIEVDDTPFVVISVGGNRDEGFTIRLNDGSEESLAAATLRVGDDQSLSCTVKNGSERARFLRAAHHQLSPFIDEVAPGRYALRCRGSEHPIAHV from the coding sequence ATGCCGCGCGCGGGTTTCTATGCGATCGCATCGTCCCGCATCACGTTCGGGCGCGATGGACGCTGGTATTCCGACGGCGAGCCGATCGTCAACCAACGCATCGCCGAGTTGTTCAGCCGCCACATCACTCGCCATCCGGACGGCGGCTATCAGATCGTCATGGGCGACGAACGCGCGCGCATCGAGGTGGACGACACCCCGTTCGTAGTGATCTCCGTTGGCGGCAACCGGGATGAGGGCTTTACGATCCGACTGAACGATGGCAGCGAGGAATCGCTCGCGGCTGCGACGTTGCGGGTGGGCGACGATCAATCCTTGTCGTGCACCGTCAAGAACGGCAGCGAACGCGCGCGCTTCTTGCGCGCCGCGCACCACCAACTCTCGCCCTTCATCGACGAAGTCGCGCCGGGGCGATACGCGCTCCGCTGCCGCGGCAGCGAACACCCCATTGCCCACGTCTGA
- a CDS encoding tRNA (cytidine(34)-2'-O)-methyltransferase: MLHVVLVQPEIPPNTGSIARLCAATNLRLHLVGPLGFSLEDRYLKRAGLDYWPFVDLRTYPDVDAFHAEHGSGRFVLFSARAAHSYLAARHTPGSYLLFGSETRGLPAPLLAAHRDATFTIPIFNPNVRSLNLSNAVSIVVYDALRQLGRLPIE, translated from the coding sequence CTGCTGCACGTCGTGCTGGTGCAGCCGGAGATTCCGCCCAACACCGGCAGCATCGCCCGCTTGTGTGCGGCAACGAATCTGCGTTTGCATCTAGTCGGCCCACTCGGCTTCTCACTCGAAGACCGCTACCTCAAGCGCGCCGGGCTCGACTATTGGCCGTTCGTCGATCTCCGTACCTACCCCGATGTGGATGCCTTCCACGCCGAACACGGCAGCGGACGTTTCGTGCTGTTTTCCGCGCGCGCCGCGCACTCCTATCTCGCAGCCCGGCACACGCCCGGTTCTTACCTGCTCTTCGGCAGCGAGACGCGCGGCCTGCCGGCGCCGCTATTGGCCGCGCATCGCGACGCAACCTTCACCATCCCGATCTTCAATCCCAACGTGCGCAGTCTCAACCTCTCCAACGCGGTGTCGATCGTCGTGTACGACGCGTTGCGACAACTCGGGCGGTTGCCGATCGAGTAG
- a CDS encoding Mut7-C RNAse domain-containing protein, producing MTEMMETAAPAVKFIADRMLGRLATWLRVLGIDTVYRPEWQDSALLRAAHAEGRVLLTRDRRVCRFSEKPPLLFIESDHFRAQLQQVLHTYAIDPYAGLLTRCVRCNLPLCGVAPDDVRSCVPEYVLATQTRFVRCPRCRRVYWGATHAAHIRAELQQLGFPPQAQS from the coding sequence ATGACAGAGATGATGGAGACGGCAGCGCCGGCAGTGAAATTCATCGCCGATCGCATGCTCGGTCGATTGGCGACGTGGTTGCGCGTGCTCGGCATCGATACGGTGTATCGACCCGAGTGGCAGGACAGCGCGCTGCTGCGCGCGGCGCACGCCGAGGGGCGTGTGTTGCTGACACGCGATCGGCGCGTGTGTCGCTTCAGCGAGAAGCCGCCGCTGCTCTTCATCGAGAGCGATCACTTTCGAGCGCAGCTGCAGCAGGTGCTGCACACCTACGCCATCGATCCGTACGCCGGGCTGCTGACGCGCTGCGTGCGCTGCAATCTACCGCTGTGTGGGGTGGCACCGGATGATGTTCGGTCATGCGTGCCGGAGTATGTGCTGGCGACGCAGACGCGCTTCGTTCGGTGCCCGCGCTGTCGCCGCGTGTATTGGGGTGCCACGCACGCCGCCCACATCCGCGCCGAGTTGCAACAACTCGGCTTCCCGCCTCAGGCGCAGTCGTAG
- a CDS encoding transglutaminase domain-containing protein, translating to MARVVRVGIVVVWLALMGALLRERFTAVPAPEPVPTTAATLHAGEEWQNVFHGEQKIGYVQQRTMSIDGGFQFDEHSLLRLVMMNEPQTVRTIISGRTDAHYALQQFTFELSSGVGTLRVRGNVAGDVLDLTMATGSDESTQQIPLKGPVYLSATLRNVVAADELRAGREFQLQVFDPAAMKNDITHVTIEQREVVPQATDGTQAWRVREEFHGIKTTAWVDDSGTVLREEGPLGLVLVRTDANDALHGRWGEAAALDLIQTVAVPVTTLIDKPRDLDFLRFRLRGIDLDQVPNDARQRRSGDSWTITREDLHTTRTYPLPYTGNDHRADLAATPLLQIDHPRVRSAATEALRGESDATHAVSRLLQWIGGYMKQVPTVSIPNALQVLDERQGDCNEHAVLFAALARAAGLPTRVAAGVVYLEGAFYYHAWDEVWLGEWVAVDPTFGQFPADPTHIKFVQGGPEEQFEILPVIGRLGIDVLASG from the coding sequence ATGGCCCGCGTCGTTCGTGTCGGCATCGTCGTCGTTTGGCTCGCGCTCATGGGCGCGCTGCTGCGCGAGCGCTTCACGGCGGTACCGGCACCCGAGCCCGTACCCACCACCGCGGCGACGTTGCATGCCGGCGAGGAGTGGCAGAACGTTTTTCACGGCGAGCAGAAGATCGGCTACGTGCAGCAACGCACGATGTCCATCGACGGTGGCTTTCAATTCGACGAACACTCGCTACTGCGCCTGGTGATGATGAACGAGCCGCAAACCGTGCGCACGATCATCAGCGGCCGCACCGATGCGCACTACGCGCTGCAGCAATTCACCTTCGAGTTGAGCAGCGGCGTCGGCACGCTGCGCGTACGGGGCAACGTCGCCGGCGACGTACTCGATTTGACGATGGCCACCGGCAGCGATGAGTCGACCCAGCAGATCCCGCTGAAGGGTCCCGTGTATCTATCCGCGACGTTGCGCAATGTGGTGGCCGCCGACGAGTTGCGCGCGGGTCGCGAGTTTCAATTGCAGGTATTCGATCCCGCCGCGATGAAGAACGACATCACCCACGTGACCATCGAGCAACGCGAGGTGGTGCCGCAAGCCACGGACGGCACACAAGCGTGGCGCGTGCGCGAAGAGTTTCACGGCATCAAGACTACCGCGTGGGTCGACGACTCCGGCACCGTATTGCGCGAGGAAGGCCCGCTGGGCCTGGTGCTGGTGCGCACCGACGCCAACGATGCGCTGCACGGCCGCTGGGGTGAGGCGGCCGCCCTCGATTTGATTCAGACCGTCGCGGTGCCGGTCACGACGTTGATCGACAAGCCGCGCGACCTGGACTTCCTGCGCTTCCGCTTGCGCGGCATCGATCTCGATCAGGTACCCAACGATGCCCGCCAGCGCCGCAGCGGCGACAGTTGGACGATTACGCGCGAAGACCTGCACACCACTCGAACCTATCCCCTGCCCTACACCGGCAACGACCATCGTGCGGACCTCGCCGCTACCCCATTGCTGCAAATCGATCATCCGCGCGTGCGCAGCGCCGCCACCGAGGCACTGCGAGGCGAATCCGACGCCACCCACGCCGTGTCGCGTCTGCTGCAATGGATCGGCGGATACATGAAGCAAGTGCCGACCGTGAGCATTCCCAACGCGCTGCAGGTGCTCGATGAGCGCCAAGGTGATTGCAATGAGCACGCCGTGCTGTTCGCCGCACTCGCGCGCGCCGCCGGCTTACCGACGCGCGTCGCCGCCGGCGTCGTCTACCTCGAGGGCGCGTTCTACTACCACGCGTGGGATGAAGTGTGGCTGGGCGAGTGGGTGGCGGTCGATCCGACGTTCGGGCAATTTCCCGCCGATCCGACCCACATCAAGTTCGTGCAGGGCGGACCGGAAGAGCAATTCGAAATTCTCCCGGTGATCGGACGACTCGGGATCGACGTCCTGGCTTCGGGTTGA
- a CDS encoding dual specificity protein phosphatase family protein, producing the protein MMLTPFWRFAGPAGRSGGRPSLSLIVPNLFVGEYPTPDDAQWLRDEHGVTAVVNLQDDADLASKGLDIEEMQLVYRQHGLGFHRVAIPDGDMEVLAARLDAVVDRLARLVRDGECVYLHCNAGFNRAPTVAIAYLHVHRALPLSAARDLMKERRHCLPYMTVLEARYVIGK; encoded by the coding sequence ATGATGCTCACTCCGTTCTGGCGCTTTGCGGGTCCGGCGGGCCGCAGTGGCGGTCGGCCCAGCCTGTCGCTGATCGTCCCCAATCTCTTCGTCGGTGAGTATCCAACCCCGGACGATGCGCAGTGGCTGCGCGACGAACATGGCGTCACCGCGGTCGTCAACCTGCAGGACGATGCCGACCTGGCGAGCAAGGGTTTGGATATCGAGGAAATGCAACTGGTGTATCGCCAGCATGGTCTCGGCTTTCACCGCGTCGCGATTCCCGACGGGGACATGGAAGTTCTCGCGGCCCGGCTCGACGCCGTGGTGGATCGCCTCGCCCGGCTCGTGCGCGATGGTGAGTGTGTCTACCTGCACTGCAACGCCGGGTTCAATCGCGCGCCGACGGTCGCCATTGCGTATCTGCACGTGCATCGGGCGCTGCCGCTGTCGGCGGCGCGCGATTTGATGAAGGAGCGCCGGCACTGTCTGCCGTACATGACCGTTCTCGAAGCGCGGTATGTGATTGGCAAATGA